In Lachnospiraceae bacterium, one DNA window encodes the following:
- a CDS encoding YkgJ family cysteine cluster protein — MEREIDLKEISDGKLYSSSDMVKADCGDCKGCSACCQGMGSSILLDPYDIYRLSTGTGLSFEDLLKGRIELNMSDGLILPNLKMAGEKEACSFLNEEGRCSVHPFRPGFCRLFPLGRLYENGSFQYFLQIHECKKENRTKVKVRKWIDVPDFGKYEKFVSDWHYFAKEMGQKIKSFGSEGQEKSKALCLYILKKFYMEPFDASGDFYEQFNKKLEEAKHAAAA, encoded by the coding sequence ATGGAACGCGAAATAGATTTAAAAGAAATATCAGATGGAAAGCTGTACAGTTCCTCAGATATGGTAAAAGCAGACTGCGGCGACTGTAAAGGCTGTTCTGCCTGCTGTCAGGGAATGGGATCCTCTATTTTACTGGATCCCTATGATATTTACCGTTTAAGTACAGGAACAGGGCTATCCTTTGAGGATCTGTTAAAAGGCCGGATCGAGTTAAACATGTCAGACGGACTGATCCTTCCAAATCTGAAAATGGCAGGAGAAAAGGAAGCCTGTTCTTTCTTAAATGAAGAAGGAAGATGCTCCGTTCATCCATTCAGACCGGGATTTTGCCGCCTGTTCCCATTGGGCAGACTGTATGAAAATGGTTCATTCCAGTATTTTTTACAGATCCACGAATGTAAAAAAGAAAACAGGACCAAAGTAAAGGTACGTAAATGGATCGATGTGCCGGATTTCGGAAAATATGAGAAATTCGTTTCTGACTGGCATTATTTTGCAAAAGAAATGGGACAGAAGATAAAAAGTTTTGGAAGTGAAGGACAGGAAAAGTCAAAGGCATTGTGCTTATATATCCTGAAAAAGTTCTATATGGAGCCCTTTGATGCTTCTGGGGATTTTTATGAGCAGTTTAACAAGAAACTGGAGGAAGCGAAACATGCAGCAGCTGCCTAA
- the pdaA gene encoding delta-lactam-biosynthetic de-N-acetylase: MGSFIKKWFHLVLIFVFAYLAGSLAGHAANQFLSVDGSSKNAIQKSSPKPVALTENGIPIYSASADGNWGLSFPNPGQAPVGNTTNDYLKQFNACYMGEPGEKVLYLTFDAGYENGNTGKILDALKKHGVHAAFFIVGNYLETSPELVKRMVNEGHIVGNHTYHHPDMSKISDKASFEKELKDLETLYTQVTGQTMKKYYRPPQGKYSENNLKMAQEMGYKTFFWSLAYVDWYQDKQPSKEEAFEKLLGRIHPGAIVLLHSTSDTNGAILDELLTKWEEMGYHFATLDDI, encoded by the coding sequence ATGGGTAGTTTTATAAAAAAATGGTTCCATCTGGTTTTGATCTTTGTTTTTGCCTATCTGGCAGGAAGTCTGGCCGGTCATGCTGCAAACCAGTTTCTTTCCGTTGATGGATCTTCAAAAAATGCAATCCAGAAATCCTCTCCAAAGCCAGTAGCCTTAACAGAAAATGGTATTCCCATTTATTCTGCCTCTGCTGACGGCAACTGGGGCTTAAGTTTTCCAAATCCCGGTCAGGCTCCCGTTGGAAATACAACAAATGACTATTTAAAGCAGTTTAATGCCTGTTATATGGGAGAGCCTGGTGAAAAAGTGCTCTATCTCACCTTTGATGCCGGTTATGAAAATGGAAATACAGGAAAAATATTAGATGCATTAAAAAAGCATGGAGTCCATGCAGCCTTTTTTATAGTGGGAAATTATCTGGAAACAAGTCCTGAACTGGTAAAACGGATGGTAAATGAAGGACATATTGTTGGCAATCATACATACCACCATCCGGACATGTCAAAGATCTCTGACAAAGCAAGTTTTGAAAAAGAATTAAAGGATCTGGAAACCTTGTATACACAGGTCACTGGCCAGACCATGAAAAAATATTACCGGCCGCCTCAGGGAAAATACAGTGAAAACAACTTAAAAATGGCTCAGGAGATGGGATACAAAACCTTTTTCTGGAGCCTTGCTTATGTGGACTGGTATCAGGATAAACAGCCCTCAAAAGAAGAGGCGTTCGAAAAACTGTTAGGCCGTATCCATCCCGGAGCCATCGTACTGCTTCACAGCACCTCAGATACTAATGGTGCTATCCTGGATGAACTTCTTACGAAATGGGAAGAAATGGGATATCATTTCGCCACATTAGATGATATCTGA
- a CDS encoding nitroreductase family protein, with the protein MEFNQTLMARRSLRAYEEGKTVEKAQIEEMIRFAQMAPSWKNSQTGRYYVVMSPEMLEKVKKDCLPEFNQKNSANAPVLIVTAFVKTRSGFSREGVAENEVGEGWGCYDLGLQNENLVLKAKDMGLDTLIMGIRDSEKLREYLEIPASQEVVSVIAVGYGAIRPEMPTRKNVEDIAKFF; encoded by the coding sequence ATGGAATTTAACCAGACCCTTATGGCACGCAGAAGCTTAAGAGCTTATGAAGAAGGAAAGACAGTAGAAAAGGCGCAGATCGAAGAAATGATCCGTTTTGCCCAGATGGCTCCATCCTGGAAAAATTCCCAGACTGGCAGATATTATGTGGTAATGTCACCGGAAATGCTGGAAAAAGTGAAAAAAGACTGCCTTCCGGAATTTAACCAGAAAAACAGTGCAAATGCACCAGTACTTATTGTTACGGCTTTTGTAAAAACCCGTTCCGGTTTTTCAAGAGAAGGCGTAGCTGAAAATGAAGTAGGTGAAGGCTGGGGCTGTTATGATCTGGGACTTCAGAACGAAAACCTGGTGTTGAAGGCAAAGGATATGGGCTTAGATACTCTGATCATGGGGATCCGTGACAGTGAAAAGCTTCGTGAATACTTAGAAATCCCGGCATCCCAGGAAGTTGTCTCCGTGATCGCAGTAGGATACGGAGCGATCAGACCTGAAATGCCGACAAGGAAGAATGTAGAGGATATAGCAAAATTCTTCTAA
- a CDS encoding GNAT family N-acetyltransferase, which produces MTIIRPMQPADKEAVLAMMEVFYTSPAVFTNGSATIYSNDFEACVSDNPYLEGYMFEENGQIQGYAMTAKSFSTEFGRPCIWLEDIYIKEAFRGTGIGSQFLEFIGNMYPEAVLRLEVEEENGRAVKVYEKNGFNVLPYMEMKKLL; this is translated from the coding sequence ATGACAATCATACGACCCATGCAGCCTGCAGACAAAGAAGCGGTTCTTGCAATGATGGAAGTTTTCTACACTTCCCCGGCCGTTTTCACCAATGGCTCTGCCACTATTTATTCCAATGATTTTGAAGCCTGTGTAAGCGATAATCCTTATCTGGAAGGTTATATGTTTGAAGAAAACGGGCAGATCCAGGGATATGCCATGACCGCCAAAAGCTTTTCTACGGAATTTGGCCGTCCCTGTATCTGGCTGGAAGACATTTATATCAAAGAAGCTTTCCGGGGTACTGGTATCGGAAGCCAGTTTCTTGAATTTATTGGAAACATGTATCCTGAGGCAGTCCTTCGTCTGGAAGTAGAAGAAGAAAACGGCAGAGCCGTTAAAGTCTATGAGAAAAATGGATTTAACGTCCTGCCGTATATGGAAATGAAAAAACTGTTGTAA
- the nagA gene encoding N-acetylglucosamine-6-phosphate deacetylase, with translation MIIDNVKVYTPEKTFVNGGIILENDRICHIYTAENKPADGYLSENDVLDGEGAYAIPGLIDLHFHGCKGDDFCDNSMEAIERIAEYEASVGVTAIAPATMTLPVEELVDVLKTAAQYKHEKHDYKKADLVGINMEGPFISPVKKGAQDDRNILPCDTALCERFLEASEGLVKFVGIAPEESENSLEFIRQMKDKVDISLAHTNADYDTALAAFNAGANHAVHLYNGMPEILHRAPGVVGAVFDSKHVMAEIICDGIHIHPSSVRATFQMMGADRMILISDSMRATGMPDGQYTLGGLDVKVVGKLATLVSDGAIAGSATNLADCMRTVVKKMDIPLETAVACATINPAKSLKIDDEYGSLEKGKKANVVLLGADLELKAVIKDGKRI, from the coding sequence ATGATCATTGATAATGTAAAAGTTTATACACCAGAAAAGACATTTGTAAACGGCGGTATCATTCTTGAAAATGACCGCATCTGCCATATTTATACAGCAGAAAATAAGCCTGCTGATGGCTATCTTTCAGAAAATGATGTTCTGGATGGAGAAGGCGCCTATGCCATTCCAGGGCTGATTGACCTGCATTTCCACGGATGCAAGGGGGATGATTTCTGTGACAATTCCATGGAAGCAATAGAACGGATCGCAGAATACGAAGCTTCTGTGGGAGTAACTGCCATTGCACCGGCTACCATGACACTTCCTGTAGAGGAGCTGGTAGATGTTTTAAAAACTGCCGCACAGTACAAGCATGAAAAGCACGACTATAAAAAAGCTGACCTGGTAGGCATAAACATGGAAGGGCCTTTTATCAGTCCTGTGAAAAAAGGCGCCCAGGATGACCGGAATATCCTTCCATGTGATACTGCCCTTTGTGAACGCTTCCTGGAAGCCTCAGAAGGCCTGGTCAAATTTGTAGGAATTGCGCCGGAGGAAAGCGAAAATTCTCTGGAATTTATCCGGCAGATGAAAGATAAAGTAGACATCTCACTGGCTCATACCAATGCAGATTACGATACTGCCCTGGCGGCTTTTAACGCAGGGGCAAACCACGCTGTCCATTTATACAACGGTATGCCGGAAATCCTTCACCGGGCTCCCGGAGTTGTAGGCGCCGTATTTGACAGCAAACATGTTATGGCAGAGATCATCTGTGACGGCATCCATATCCATCCGTCTTCTGTACGTGCTACCTTCCAGATGATGGGAGCAGACCGTATGATCCTGATCAGTGACAGCATGAGAGCCACCGGTATGCCTGACGGCCAGTATACTTTAGGCGGACTGGACGTAAAAGTAGTCGGAAAACTGGCAACTCTGGTTTCTGACGGGGCCATTGCCGGTTCTGCCACCAACCTTGCTGACTGTATGCGCACAGTTGTTAAAAAAATGGACATCCCACTGGAAACAGCGGTTGCCTGCGCTACCATCAATCCTGCAAAGAGCTTAAAGATCGATGACGAATACGGCTCCCTTGAAAAAGGTAAAAAAGCCAATGTGGTGCTTCTTGGGGCGGATCTGGAACTAAAAGCAGTTATAAAAGATGGAAAACGGATTTAA
- a CDS encoding LysR family transcriptional regulator substrate-binding protein, with protein MLSFHQADFCLISEREGDHNWILLRNDPMVALIPPGHPLAKETSVPMEAFAVESYIQTYPGQDVDNARIFSRCHITPNTQFSTMDINATYSMVEAGLGIGINNQVNSYLWQDRVVHLPLKPTQTMNIGLAYEKNISLASQAFLHFIKDKLPEY; from the coding sequence ATGCTTTCCTTTCACCAGGCAGATTTCTGTCTTATCAGTGAACGTGAAGGCGACCACAACTGGATCTTACTGCGAAATGATCCCATGGTAGCCCTTATTCCACCTGGACACCCACTAGCAAAAGAAACATCCGTTCCCATGGAAGCCTTTGCTGTAGAATCCTACATCCAGACCTATCCGGGACAGGACGTAGACAATGCCCGTATTTTCTCCCGCTGCCACATTACTCCCAACACCCAGTTTTCCACTATGGACATTAACGCAACCTATTCCATGGTAGAAGCCGGTCTTGGCATCGGCATCAATAACCAGGTCAACAGTTATCTCTGGCAGGACCGGGTGGTGCACCTTCCATTAAAACCGACCCAAACCATGAATATTGGACTGGCTTATGAAAAGAACATCTCACTGGCTTCACAGGCCTTTCTTCACTTTATAAAAGATAAGTTGCCTGAATATTGA